The sequence TTTTTTTTGTTTCAAAATATCCTCTTAAGATAAAAAGACAGCTTTTTTATCCAATTATAATTGCTTCTCTTTTTTTAATTTTAGGCATTACCGGTCTTCTTGGCTGCCTTGACCAGGAAACAAAGCAAGGAGGGTATGTAGGATATATATTAAGCTGGCCTTTCTTAAGATATTTTGGTTTTTGGGCTTCGGTTGTTATTTTCCTTAGCTTTGTGGTTATAGGCGGAATAATTTTCGGCCATTTTATAAAGCCGTTTTCTAAAAAGAAAGAAGAAGAAACAATAGAAGAAAAGCCCTCTATTTTCAGAAGAATGTTTGAACCGAAATTTGACATAAAGGAAGTTCCCGATGCTGTTCAAACAACGGTAGCGCCTAAGATAGAAGAAAAAACAATTTCTTCAAAGAAAGATTCAGTTCAAGGAAAGGTTTTTCCTTATAACCCTCCCCCTATTGACCTTCTTGATATCGGGAAGGAAGTTCCAACAAGCGGGGATATCAAGACAAATATTACCGTAATAAAAAGAACTCTTCAAAATTTTGGCATTGATGTTATGATGTCCGAAGTAAATACAGGTCCTACTGTTACTCAGTATACCTTAAAGCCGGCTGAAGGAATAAAACTGTCGAAGATAACAGGTCTTTCAAATGATCTTGCTCTTTCTTTAGCCAGTCATCCGATAAGAATAGAAGCACCAATTCCAGGAAGATCGCTGGTTGGGATAGAGGTTCCAAATAAGATAAGGGCTAATGTCCGCTTAAGAGACCTGATTGAAAATTCAAAATTCAAGGAATTGCCAATGAATCTCACTATTGCCCTTGGAAAAGATGTTTCAGGAGTTCCTATATATGTTGATCTTACTAGAATGCCTCATCTTCTTGTCGCCGGTTCAACCGGAACAGGAAAGACCATCTTTCTTAATTCCTTGATAGCCAATCTTCTTTATCAAGAAAGCACTACCGTAAAGAGCGCCGGTCCTGACAATCTGCGGTTTATCATGGTTGACCCGAAGAGAGTTGAGTTTTCAGTTTATTCAAATTTACCCCATCTTCTTTGCCCTATTATTTACAATGCGAGCCAGACAATCAATGCTCTAAAATGGCTAACAAAGGAGATGGAAAGAA comes from Candidatus Paceibacterota bacterium and encodes:
- a CDS encoding DNA translocase FtsK, with the translated sequence MGKKKRKNNHNPDLKEEILPEKVKGWIMGVLMIVASLLITLGFFEKAGIAGTTMVRLGRNLIGETIFVTPVIFFLAGFVFFVSKYPLKIKRQLFYPIIIASLFLILGITGLLGCLDQETKQGGYVGYILSWPFLRYFGFWASVVIFLSFVVIGGIIFGHFIKPFSKKKEEETIEEKPSIFRRMFEPKFDIKEVPDAVQTTVAPKIEEKTISSKKDSVQGKVFPYNPPPIDLLDIGKEVPTSGDIKTNITVIKRTLQNFGIDVMMSEVNTGPTVTQYTLKPAEGIKLSKITGLSNDLALSLASHPIRIEAPIPGRSLVGIEVPNKIRANVRLRDLIENSKFKELPMNLTIALGKDVSGVPIYVDLTRMPHLLVAGSTGTGKTIFLNSLIANLLYQESTTVKSAGPDNLRFIMVDPKRVEFSVYSNLPHLLCPIIYNASQTINALKWLTKEMER